Proteins from a genomic interval of Ensifer canadensis:
- a CDS encoding Ig-like domain-containing protein: MQAQQGILVSPGGTGNVSSYSLVYDAYFPSAGSSGWIPFLQTDVTNTSDGDIFGKVGGESFGLGINSDYRGTAKLDAWNRIGLTIDKDASGAVSMKKYINGEFVAEQKMTGTLAARFTIDKAKGFLIFADEDGETSSGYLSNFLFIEKVLTGTELSALGNAKPEGIVPDALKTDALSSNGTEFRFGEGSTTPAFGQGSLSGEGTTVSTTTPATAGIPAVGQDTTPNPGSVVKTTTIKDMMVTPDAANVTLDLSQHFSGENLTFTVQNSKGEVLNAVLTNGNKLVLDFAALGHSDVRVTATDAAGHAVSDDFRVRVAGANAYTIAVFPDTQDYTSNDGIKHFFGDMTQWLLDNRQSHNIVFMTHVGDITQNNLSGQWDIAEAALRKLDGKIPYALLPGNHDQANGGSAADHSSIYLDQRFSPDKQAETSPGTFGGAYDQELMSARNTYSTFTAPDGTKWLSISLEFGPRDDVIRWAGDVIEAHPDYRVMLATHSLTSYAGRQDNLALPLYDEGAGYDYGMRTDQRGANDGEYVSRELLARYPNIVMTFSGHIFGDGAETDITYNQYGEPVFQFLVNYQNGVSREITGNGNEAKGNNGGNGAIRLITIDPDNNRISTETYFTGFDDYLDGFRTKPELDRDGLTGYYRGHQEVFENIDVSGGNARAMAEAGDDIIADASAGASSANVALSGAKSLLPASVKSWVWTNENGDVVAEGKDAKAELELGKHKLTLTTTDFNGIKTSDTVDVIVRGDRTLLVETFNDGNANGWATDIGAANGNTGNFLLKGTVFSRPTGAAGLAAPEAALFDQSDAARNKLVFVGEGSSTWTDYVFEASLTQLDNDAIGVLFYYKDANNHYRFTLDGETNRRQLVKVANGVETILASVNEGSPYNMEIPLTVAVTGGAINIFLGDKNVFAGPVTDANAPLSGGTVGLYSSGQRASVFDDIVVTRADTTAKAGIDQRTYDIDGDGKASVKLDASGSFGPKQLLDYVWTDLAGNVIANGKTANVNLDTGVNKLLLKVTAVDGSVSTDRVDITVVDRTKILVAEDFSSPQSLSRFNIVDEGELGGIGPDGKASEWLLADGKLAQTTGLASRELTWSGATAADLWKRGWSPLGDGVNVLRLGTYALFKDPAALAWTDYAVEATIQTPDKDGLGFLFRYKDNKNYYKLELDADGILDRSPGNGAGSIFNLVRMKNGVEEILAQVPGKYEPGQAMKLRVEVVGDKTTAFLNDEALFAYPVGDRGLDAGTFGLYSWGNAGLSFDDLTVVDLKSGLEGGQVINGTNTRNMLVGGEAGETIYGLGGNDTLIGNGGDDRVDGGDGDDTLMGGAGRDGLVGGKGNDVLMGGEGADIIAGGLGDDLIEGGAGNDALIGGDGSDTYVYGRGEGSDEIVETAAASADSDVLVLHDIARGEAVLHKYGEAVEVEFANGEKLTLNGQLAGGGVELVTFADGTVMNRAAIANSLVNRGPVAASDTLAPIDEDAPSFVIPFASLLANDSDADLDQLKVTGVTSVVGGTATVEEGGIRFTPAANFNGEASFHYQISDGRGGSSEAGATFVVKPVNDAPVASSLTIETNEDTSISGTITATDIDGDTLSYAVKTGAGPANGSVALDGRTGAWTYDLNANVNGSDSFIVVVSDGKGGSSESTVSVTIKPVNDAPVAVADTGGVAENETATFDLVANDTDIEGDRLTLVGFAVTAVTGLTLTNAQAATAFSIVDGKLVADPSSAFMALEDEQNAMVTVTYTVRDAQGGESTGTASIKIDGYTEYNVVEGTDGNDTLVATDRKDMIEAGNGNDTVLAGDGNDMVDAGAGNDRVVAGDGNDVVEGGAGNDVLMGGAGNDALSGSAGNDQLNGGTGNDTLNGGTGNDVLTGGAGADTFVFASGDGRDGVLDFQAGAQGDDVVVLSKDMFADYQALMSSGAFTDGDAGAQIAFDDGSSITFNGVKTENFVIDDFRFA, translated from the coding sequence GTGCAGGCCCAACAGGGCATTCTCGTGTCGCCCGGCGGCACGGGCAATGTTTCGTCCTACAGCCTGGTCTACGACGCCTACTTCCCGTCGGCTGGCTCCAGCGGCTGGATCCCGTTCCTGCAGACGGATGTCACCAACACGTCTGATGGCGATATCTTCGGCAAGGTTGGCGGCGAGAGCTTCGGCCTCGGCATCAACAGCGACTATCGCGGCACCGCCAAGCTCGATGCCTGGAACCGAATTGGCCTGACGATCGACAAGGACGCCAGCGGCGCCGTCTCGATGAAGAAATACATCAACGGCGAGTTCGTCGCCGAACAGAAGATGACCGGCACGCTTGCCGCCCGCTTCACCATCGACAAGGCCAAAGGCTTCCTGATCTTCGCCGACGAAGACGGCGAAACGTCTTCCGGCTATCTCAGCAACTTCCTCTTCATCGAAAAGGTTCTCACCGGTACCGAACTGTCGGCGCTCGGCAATGCCAAGCCGGAGGGCATCGTTCCTGATGCGCTGAAGACGGATGCGCTGTCTTCCAACGGCACCGAGTTCCGTTTCGGTGAAGGCTCGACCACGCCGGCCTTCGGCCAGGGTTCCTTGAGCGGCGAGGGCACGACCGTTTCGACAACGACGCCGGCAACGGCCGGCATTCCGGCCGTCGGCCAGGACACGACGCCGAACCCGGGCTCCGTCGTCAAGACCACTACCATCAAGGACATGATGGTTACGCCGGACGCGGCCAATGTGACGCTCGACCTGTCGCAGCATTTCTCCGGTGAAAACCTGACCTTCACCGTCCAGAACAGCAAGGGCGAGGTGCTGAATGCCGTCCTCACCAATGGCAACAAGCTGGTGCTGGACTTCGCAGCGCTCGGTCACTCCGACGTCCGCGTGACGGCAACCGACGCCGCCGGCCATGCGGTCAGCGATGATTTCCGCGTCCGCGTCGCCGGTGCGAATGCCTATACGATCGCCGTCTTCCCGGATACGCAGGACTACACGTCCAACGATGGCATCAAGCACTTCTTCGGCGACATGACGCAGTGGCTGCTGGACAATCGCCAGAGCCACAACATCGTCTTCATGACCCATGTCGGCGACATCACCCAGAACAACCTGTCCGGCCAGTGGGACATCGCCGAAGCTGCCCTTCGCAAGCTCGACGGCAAGATCCCCTACGCCCTGCTTCCGGGCAACCATGACCAGGCCAATGGCGGCAGTGCTGCCGACCACTCGTCGATCTATCTCGACCAGCGTTTCTCGCCGGACAAGCAGGCAGAAACCAGCCCGGGCACCTTTGGCGGCGCCTACGATCAGGAGCTGATGAGCGCCCGCAACACCTACAGCACGTTCACGGCCCCCGATGGCACCAAGTGGCTGTCGATCTCGCTCGAGTTCGGTCCGCGCGACGACGTGATCCGTTGGGCAGGCGACGTCATCGAGGCCCATCCCGATTATCGCGTCATGCTCGCCACCCACTCGCTGACGAGCTATGCCGGCCGCCAGGACAATCTGGCCCTGCCGCTCTACGACGAAGGTGCAGGCTACGACTACGGCATGCGCACCGACCAGCGCGGCGCCAACGACGGCGAATATGTTTCGCGCGAACTGCTCGCCCGCTATCCGAACATCGTCATGACCTTCTCCGGTCACATCTTCGGCGATGGCGCTGAAACCGACATCACCTACAATCAGTACGGCGAGCCGGTCTTCCAGTTCCTGGTCAACTACCAGAATGGTGTGTCGCGCGAGATCACCGGCAACGGCAACGAAGCGAAAGGCAACAATGGTGGCAACGGCGCCATCCGCCTGATCACCATCGATCCCGACAACAACCGCATTTCCACCGAGACCTACTTCACCGGGTTCGACGACTACCTAGACGGCTTCCGCACCAAGCCGGAACTCGATCGCGACGGCCTGACCGGCTACTATCGTGGCCACCAGGAAGTGTTCGAGAACATTGACGTCAGCGGCGGCAATGCACGCGCCATGGCTGAAGCCGGTGACGACATCATCGCTGACGCTTCTGCGGGTGCCTCGTCCGCCAATGTCGCGCTTTCCGGTGCCAAGTCGCTGCTGCCGGCAAGCGTCAAGAGCTGGGTCTGGACCAACGAGAACGGCGACGTGGTGGCTGAAGGCAAGGACGCTAAGGCCGAGCTCGAGCTGGGCAAGCACAAGCTGACGCTGACCACCACCGATTTCAACGGCATCAAGACCAGCGACACCGTTGACGTAATTGTCCGTGGCGATCGCACTCTGTTGGTCGAAACCTTCAACGACGGCAATGCCAACGGCTGGGCAACCGATATCGGTGCGGCCAACGGCAATACCGGAAACTTCCTGTTGAAGGGAACGGTCTTCTCGCGTCCGACCGGAGCAGCCGGCCTTGCAGCACCTGAGGCCGCGCTCTTCGACCAAAGCGATGCCGCCCGCAACAAGCTGGTCTTCGTCGGTGAGGGCTCGTCTACCTGGACGGACTACGTCTTCGAAGCGTCGTTGACCCAGCTCGACAACGACGCGATCGGCGTTCTCTTCTACTACAAGGACGCCAACAACCACTACCGCTTCACGCTCGATGGCGAAACCAATCGCCGCCAACTGGTCAAGGTGGCCAACGGCGTCGAGACCATCCTGGCATCGGTGAACGAAGGTTCGCCCTACAATATGGAAATCCCGTTGACCGTGGCTGTCACCGGCGGCGCGATCAACATCTTCCTCGGCGACAAGAATGTCTTTGCTGGACCGGTCACGGACGCCAATGCACCGCTTAGTGGCGGCACCGTCGGCCTCTACTCCAGTGGCCAGCGCGCGTCGGTCTTCGATGACATCGTTGTCACCAGGGCAGATACGACGGCAAAAGCCGGCATCGACCAGCGAACCTACGACATCGACGGCGACGGCAAGGCTTCCGTCAAGCTTGACGCCTCCGGCTCGTTCGGTCCGAAGCAGTTGCTCGACTACGTCTGGACGGACCTCGCCGGCAACGTCATTGCCAATGGCAAGACCGCCAACGTCAATCTCGACACCGGCGTCAACAAACTGTTGCTCAAGGTGACGGCTGTGGACGGTTCGGTCTCGACCGATCGTGTCGATATCACCGTTGTCGACCGCACCAAGATCCTTGTTGCCGAAGACTTCTCGTCGCCGCAGTCCCTGTCGCGCTTCAACATCGTCGATGAGGGCGAGCTTGGCGGCATCGGACCTGATGGAAAGGCCTCCGAATGGCTGCTTGCCGACGGAAAGCTGGCACAGACGACGGGGCTTGCGAGCCGCGAACTGACTTGGAGCGGGGCAACTGCCGCGGATCTGTGGAAGCGTGGCTGGAGCCCGCTTGGCGACGGCGTCAACGTCCTTCGTCTCGGCACTTATGCTTTGTTCAAGGATCCGGCAGCACTTGCCTGGACCGACTATGCGGTCGAGGCGACGATCCAGACGCCTGACAAGGACGGCCTCGGCTTCCTGTTCCGCTACAAGGACAACAAGAACTACTACAAGCTCGAGCTCGATGCCGATGGCATCCTCGACCGCAGCCCTGGCAATGGTGCTGGCAGCATCTTCAACTTGGTGCGCATGAAGAACGGGGTCGAGGAGATTCTTGCCCAGGTTCCGGGCAAATATGAGCCGGGCCAGGCGATGAAGCTGCGCGTCGAAGTCGTCGGCGACAAGACCACCGCCTTCCTCAATGACGAGGCACTCTTTGCCTATCCGGTCGGCGACCGTGGTCTCGATGCTGGTACCTTCGGCCTCTATTCCTGGGGCAATGCCGGATTGTCCTTCGACGATCTGACGGTTGTCGATCTGAAATCGGGCCTCGAAGGCGGCCAGGTGATCAACGGCACCAATACCCGTAACATGCTGGTCGGTGGTGAAGCCGGCGAGACGATTTACGGTCTTGGTGGCAACGACACCCTCATCGGCAACGGCGGCGACGATCGCGTCGATGGCGGCGACGGCGACGATACGCTGATGGGTGGTGCCGGACGTGACGGGCTTGTCGGCGGCAAGGGCAACGATGTGCTGATGGGCGGCGAGGGTGCCGACATTATTGCCGGCGGTCTCGGCGACGACCTGATCGAAGGTGGTGCCGGCAACGACGCGCTGATCGGCGGTGACGGTTCTGATACTTACGTCTACGGACGTGGCGAAGGCTCCGACGAAATCGTCGAAACGGCCGCTGCATCTGCTGATAGCGACGTTCTCGTCCTGCACGACATCGCCCGCGGCGAAGCCGTCCTGCATAAATACGGTGAAGCCGTCGAGGTCGAATTCGCCAATGGCGAAAAACTGACCCTCAACGGCCAACTGGCAGGCGGCGGTGTCGAACTCGTTACCTTCGCCGATGGCACGGTCATGAACCGCGCGGCGATCGCCAACAGCCTCGTCAACCGTGGTCCGGTTGCCGCCAGCGACACGCTTGCCCCGATCGATGAGGATGCGCCATCCTTCGTCATCCCGTTTGCGAGCCTGCTCGCCAACGACAGCGATGCCGATCTCGATCAGTTGAAGGTAACTGGCGTCACTTCGGTCGTCGGTGGTACCGCCACCGTCGAGGAGGGTGGCATTCGCTTCACGCCCGCCGCCAACTTCAATGGCGAAGCCTCCTTCCACTATCAGATCTCCGACGGTCGCGGCGGCTCGAGCGAAGCCGGCGCCACCTTCGTCGTCAAGCCGGTCAACGACGCGCCTGTTGCATCGTCGCTGACCATTGAGACGAACGAGGATACGTCGATCAGCGGCACGATCACGGCAACCGATATCGATGGCGATACGCTGAGCTATGCCGTCAAGACGGGCGCTGGGCCCGCCAATGGCAGCGTCGCACTCGATGGCAGAACCGGCGCCTGGACCTACGATCTGAATGCCAATGTCAACGGATCGGACAGCTTCATCGTCGTTGTGTCCGACGGCAAGGGTGGCAGCAGCGAGAGCACCGTCAGTGTGACGATCAAGCCGGTCAATGATGCACCGGTGGCTGTTGCCGATACCGGCGGCGTTGCCGAGAACGAGACCGCCACCTTCGACCTCGTTGCCAACGATACCGATATCGAAGGCGACCGGCTGACGCTCGTCGGTTTTGCGGTCACGGCGGTGACCGGTCTGACACTGACGAATGCTCAGGCTGCTACAGCCTTCTCGATCGTCGATGGCAAGCTCGTCGCCGATCCGTCTTCTGCCTTTATGGCTCTGGAAGACGAGCAGAACGCCATGGTCACCGTCACCTACACCGTGCGTGACGCCCAGGGTGGGGAATCGACCGGCACCGCCTCGATCAAGATCGACGGCTACACCGAGTACAACGTCGTCGAAGGCACCGACGGCAACGACACGCTGGTTGCCACTGACCGCAAGGACATGATCGAGGCCGGCAACGGCAACGACACGGTGCTGGCGGGCGATGGCAACGACATGGTCGATGCCGGGGCAGGCAATGACCGCGTTGTCGCCGGAGACGGCAACGATGTGGTCGAGGGTGGTGCTGGCAACGACGTGCTTATGGGCGGCGCTGGCAATGACGCGCTGAGCGGCAGTGCCGGCAATGACCAGCTCAACGGTGGTACCGGCAATGACACGCTGAACGGCGGCACGGGCAATGACGTGCTGACCGGCGGTGCGGGTGCCGACACCTTCGTCTTCGCCTCCGGCGACGGTCGCGACGGGGTCCTGGACTTCCAGGCAGGTGCACAGGGCGACGACGTGGTCGTGCTTTCGAAGGACATGTTCGCCGACTACCAGGCGCTCATGTCCTCCGGTGCCTTCACCGACGGTGACGCCGGTGCACAGATCGCGTTCGACGATGGGTCGTCCATCACCTTCAACGGTGTGAAAACGGAAAACTTCGTCATCGACGACTTCCGCTTCGCCTAA
- a CDS encoding type I secretion system permease/ATPase, giving the protein MRDSSSNRNSSQFKGVFAGCASAFVGIGLMSAVVNVLYLTGSLFMMEVYDRVLPSRSLPTLVALLAIVVVLYAFQGLFDALRGRLLVRIADRLDQALSPRIYDAIVGLQLQVPISGRYAQPLRDLDTIRAFLSGSGPTALFDLPWLPFYIAICFAFHFWLGVTALAGAVILAAITLLTELISQRPVEEAARHSSKRNRMAESGRRNADVISVMGMGPHLRRRWQDENRAFTREQRRASDVSSGFGVLSKVLRMMLQSGILAVGAWLVINEQATPGIIIAGSILSARALAPVDLAIANWKGFIGARQSRRRLQKTLALLPDAPDRMDLPAPSRALSVERVSALPPETTEAVLQDVTFTLEAGTGLGVIGASGSGKSSLARLLVGIWHPARGAIRLDGATPDQWPAAALARHIGYMPQSIELLDGTIAENIASFDPAAGADDIIAAARAARVHDLIVSLPEGYSTEVGENGRPLSAGQKQRIALARALYRDPFVVILDEPNSNLDSEGEEALTSAILGIRERGGIVIVIAHRPSALLAVDKVLMLAAGRQQAFGPKDEVLSKVLRQTTANPGALKVVQSAEAAKA; this is encoded by the coding sequence ATGCGCGACAGTTCTTCCAACAGAAATTCCAGCCAGTTCAAGGGTGTGTTTGCGGGCTGTGCGAGTGCCTTCGTCGGCATTGGCCTGATGAGTGCCGTCGTCAACGTGCTCTACCTCACCGGATCGCTCTTCATGATGGAGGTCTACGACCGGGTGCTTCCGAGCAGAAGCCTGCCGACGCTTGTTGCGCTTCTCGCCATCGTTGTCGTGCTATACGCGTTTCAGGGCCTGTTCGACGCGCTGCGTGGCCGATTATTGGTGCGCATAGCCGATCGGCTCGACCAGGCGCTTTCACCAAGGATCTACGATGCGATCGTCGGTCTGCAGTTGCAGGTGCCGATCAGCGGTCGCTACGCCCAGCCGTTGCGCGATCTCGATACCATCAGGGCCTTTCTCTCGGGCAGCGGGCCGACCGCGCTCTTCGATCTCCCCTGGCTTCCGTTCTATATCGCCATCTGCTTTGCCTTCCATTTCTGGCTGGGTGTCACGGCACTCGCAGGCGCTGTCATTCTGGCGGCGATTACCCTGTTGACGGAGCTCATTTCGCAGCGGCCGGTCGAAGAGGCTGCGCGCCATTCTTCCAAGCGCAATCGCATGGCCGAGAGCGGCCGCCGCAATGCCGATGTGATCTCGGTGATGGGCATGGGCCCGCATCTGAGACGCCGCTGGCAGGATGAGAACCGCGCGTTTACGCGTGAGCAGCGCCGCGCCAGCGATGTTTCCTCGGGATTCGGCGTGTTGAGCAAGGTGCTGCGCATGATGCTGCAGTCCGGCATCCTTGCGGTCGGCGCCTGGCTCGTTATTAACGAGCAGGCAACGCCCGGCATTATCATCGCTGGCTCGATCCTGTCCGCCCGGGCACTGGCGCCGGTCGATCTGGCGATCGCCAACTGGAAGGGCTTCATCGGTGCTCGCCAAAGCCGCCGACGCCTGCAAAAAACGCTGGCGCTTTTGCCCGATGCGCCTGATCGCATGGATCTGCCCGCACCGAGCCGCGCACTGTCTGTCGAACGCGTCAGCGCTCTTCCGCCTGAAACGACAGAGGCCGTGTTGCAGGATGTCACCTTCACACTGGAGGCTGGCACAGGGCTCGGCGTCATCGGTGCGAGCGGCTCCGGCAAGAGCTCGCTTGCGCGTCTGCTCGTGGGCATCTGGCATCCGGCGCGCGGCGCGATCCGGCTTGATGGTGCCACGCCGGACCAATGGCCGGCCGCAGCCCTTGCCCGCCATATCGGCTACATGCCGCAATCGATCGAGCTGCTCGACGGCACCATCGCCGAGAACATCGCCTCCTTCGATCCCGCTGCTGGGGCCGACGACATCATCGCCGCTGCCCGCGCAGCAAGGGTTCACGATCTGATCGTCAGCCTGCCGGAGGGCTATTCCACCGAAGTCGGGGAAAATGGCCGCCCGCTTTCCGCCGGCCAGAAGCAACGGATCGCGCTTGCAAGGGCCCTTTACCGGGATCCCTTCGTCGTCATCCTCGACGAGCCGAATTCAAACCTCGATTCCGAAGGAGAGGAAGCTCTGACCTCGGCGATCCTCGGGATCCGTGAACGCGGCGGCATCGTCATCGTCATTGCCCACCGCCCGAGCGCGCTGCTTGCCGTCGACAAGGTGCTGATGCTTGCCGCCGGCCGCCAGCAGGCTTTCGGCCCGAAGGACGAAGTTCTCTCGAAGGTTCTAAGGCAGACAACCGCCAATCCGGGTGCGCTCAAGGTGGTGCAATCAGCAGAAGCAGCAAAGGCATGA
- a CDS encoding HlyD family type I secretion periplasmic adaptor subunit — translation MDDWQTLRRSIRTHLIVGVLGFATLVGLFGGWAIGTEIVGAVIAQGSVVVESSLKKVQHPVGGVVSELMVRDGDHVKAGDVVMRIDATMTKANLAIILKSLDQFAARKARLESERDRTERVVFPETLLSRAEDPDVAAMMHAEQRLYESRRDVRESKKRQLERRVQQLNDEIRGMDAERTASSRERILIKEELGRYTFLHDKGLMEKSRLSALERQATDIDGEMGRLLAGVAGVHEKIAETSLQIIQVDEQWAEEVGTDLREMDARIGEYVERKVAAEDQLKRVDIVAPQNGIVHQLAVHTVGGVVAPGEPIMMIVPDIDKLVVEAKVAPQDIDQIYSGQKAILRFSAFSQKTTPEIVGAVERVSADVSVDQRTGASFYVARIAITPAEIQRLGNVSLMPGMPVETFITTGERSVASYFIKPLMDQVSRAFRES, via the coding sequence ATGGATGATTGGCAGACACTCAGACGTTCGATCCGCACCCACCTGATCGTCGGTGTGCTCGGATTTGCCACGCTGGTCGGGCTCTTCGGCGGTTGGGCGATCGGTACGGAAATCGTCGGGGCGGTGATCGCTCAAGGATCCGTGGTTGTCGAAAGCAGCCTGAAGAAGGTGCAGCATCCCGTTGGCGGCGTCGTCAGCGAACTCATGGTGCGCGACGGCGATCACGTGAAGGCGGGGGATGTCGTCATGCGCATCGACGCGACGATGACGAAGGCCAATCTGGCGATCATTCTCAAGAGCCTGGACCAGTTCGCCGCCCGCAAGGCGCGGTTGGAGAGCGAACGCGATCGTACGGAACGTGTCGTTTTCCCGGAGACATTGCTGTCGCGCGCCGAGGATCCTGATGTGGCTGCAATGATGCATGCCGAGCAACGCCTTTACGAAAGCCGCAGGGATGTGCGCGAGAGCAAGAAGCGGCAACTGGAGCGGCGTGTGCAGCAGCTGAACGACGAGATCCGCGGCATGGATGCCGAGCGCACCGCCAGTAGCCGCGAGCGGATCTTGATCAAGGAGGAGCTTGGCCGCTACACCTTCCTGCATGACAAGGGGCTGATGGAAAAGAGCCGCCTCAGCGCACTCGAGCGCCAGGCAACCGACATCGATGGCGAGATGGGCAGGCTGCTGGCAGGCGTCGCCGGCGTGCACGAGAAGATCGCCGAGACATCGCTGCAGATCATTCAGGTCGACGAGCAATGGGCCGAGGAGGTCGGAACCGACCTGCGCGAAATGGATGCCCGCATCGGCGAATATGTCGAGCGCAAGGTGGCGGCCGAAGACCAGCTGAAGCGGGTCGATATCGTCGCGCCGCAGAACGGCATCGTGCACCAGCTCGCCGTCCATACGGTCGGTGGTGTGGTCGCTCCGGGCGAGCCGATCATGATGATCGTGCCGGATATCGACAAACTCGTCGTGGAGGCCAAGGTCGCGCCGCAGGACATCGACCAGATCTATTCCGGACAGAAGGCGATCCTGCGTTTCTCCGCCTTCAGCCAGAAGACGACGCCGGAAATTGTCGGGGCCGTCGAGCGGGTGTCCGCCGATGTGTCGGTCGACCAGCGGACGGGTGCGAGCTTCTACGTCGCGCGCATCGCGATCACGCCGGCAGAGATCCAACGGCTTGGCAATGTCTCGCTGATGCCAGGCATGCCGGTGGAGACGTTCATTACCACCGGGGAACGAAGCGTTGCTTCATACTTCATCAAGCCGCTGATGGATCAGGTCAGCCGAGCCTTCCGCGAGAGCTGA
- a CDS encoding ABC transporter substrate-binding protein produces the protein MKLRKHLLAGLAFAFLASTAQAETLRWGSPRDIFSLDPYSYGSTSNLAFLNHVYEGLTRYTPDFVVEPALATKWELVSEKVWRFHLRKGVKFQNGADFNADDVMASMARVSHPTSPLRGNIPAYVSTTKVDDYTVDIEVNSPSPLFLNDMTNIFMFDKDWLIENKSELPTDVGGKVEGYTTYHTNGTGPFIVESRVPDSKTVLVKNNGWWDTPKHNLDRIEFTPITSAATRVAALLSGEIDLTDGAPVQDLDRLKSDPNIKVVERSDLRTIHLVFNRKDKLNDGRENFFNDIKVRQAIDHAIDRQLIFKRVMRGKSHVAGTMVAPEIPGYSAELDVPTTYDPELSKKLLEEAGAVGTEFTLVCMNDESVNEEDVCSALVSMLSRVGLKPTLDIGPRAVQAPKRAGGKSDAFMIGWANEPTLDAYSILIQVLSTREGAAGVANYGGWSYPELDAMVKKAAVEMDRDKRLAIETEALKFAKDQVIMIPLHQQPMAWAMSKEVTDVTIRADNKPRHWLTRIGD, from the coding sequence ATGAAACTGAGAAAGCATCTCCTTGCGGGGTTGGCATTCGCCTTTCTCGCCTCGACGGCACAGGCCGAAACGCTGCGCTGGGGCAGCCCGCGGGATATCTTCTCGCTCGACCCGTATTCCTACGGCAGCACGTCGAACCTCGCCTTCCTCAATCACGTCTATGAGGGACTGACGCGCTACACGCCAGATTTCGTCGTTGAGCCGGCACTCGCCACCAAGTGGGAGCTGGTCTCCGAAAAGGTTTGGCGTTTCCACCTGCGCAAGGGCGTGAAGTTCCAGAACGGCGCGGATTTCAACGCCGACGACGTGATGGCCTCGATGGCTCGCGTCAGCCACCCGACGTCGCCGCTGCGTGGCAACATTCCGGCCTATGTCTCCACCACGAAGGTGGACGACTACACGGTCGATATCGAGGTAAATTCGCCAAGCCCGCTGTTCCTGAACGACATGACCAACATCTTCATGTTCGACAAGGACTGGCTGATCGAGAACAAGTCCGAATTGCCGACCGATGTCGGCGGCAAGGTCGAGGGTTACACCACCTATCACACCAACGGCACCGGGCCGTTCATCGTTGAGTCGCGCGTGCCTGACAGCAAGACCGTGCTCGTCAAGAATAACGGCTGGTGGGATACCCCGAAGCACAATCTCGACCGCATCGAATTCACCCCGATCACGTCGGCTGCTACTCGCGTCGCGGCCCTCCTGTCGGGCGAGATCGACCTGACCGACGGTGCGCCCGTGCAGGATCTCGACCGGCTGAAGAGCGATCCGAACATCAAGGTCGTCGAGCGCTCCGACCTGCGCACGATCCACCTGGTCTTCAACCGCAAGGACAAGCTCAACGACGGCCGCGAAAACTTCTTCAATGACATCAAGGTCCGCCAGGCGATCGATCATGCGATCGACCGTCAGCTGATCTTCAAGCGCGTCATGCGCGGCAAGTCGCATGTGGCCGGTACCATGGTTGCGCCTGAGATCCCGGGCTACAGCGCCGAACTGGATGTGCCGACCACCTATGATCCGGAACTGTCTAAGAAGCTCCTGGAAGAAGCAGGCGCCGTCGGCACCGAGTTCACGCTTGTCTGCATGAACGACGAAAGCGTCAACGAAGAAGACGTCTGCAGTGCGCTCGTGTCGATGCTGTCGCGTGTCGGGCTCAAGCCGACGCTCGACATTGGTCCGCGCGCCGTGCAGGCGCCGAAGCGCGCCGGCGGCAAGTCCGATGCCTTTATGATCGGCTGGGCCAACGAGCCGACGCTCGATGCCTACTCGATCCTGATCCAGGTGCTTTCGACCCGCGAAGGTGCTGCCGGCGTCGCCAACTATGGCGGCTGGTCCTATCCCGAACTCGACGCCATGGTGAAGAAGGCCGCCGTCGAAATGGATCGCGACAAGCGATTGGCGATCGAGACCGAAGCGCTGAAGTTTGCCAAGGATCAGGTCATCATGATCCCCTTGCATCAGCAGCCGATGGCATGGGCGATGTCGAAGGAAGTGACCGACGTCACCATCCGCGCCGACAACAAGCCGCGCCACTGGCTGACCCGTATCGGCGATTGA